In Candidatus Aegiribacteria sp., the genomic window TGCGCCCTGTAGTGTTGGGTAAGGCAAAACCTCTGGATCGCTCTGAAGAAGAACTATCAGGGTACAGGAAGGCTCTGGACTGGTCTTTCAATCGAAAGAATCGGATTGTTGTTTCACCGGAAGTAATTAAGAAATTGCACTACCTGGCTCAAGGCGGTGTGTCCGGTGATGCAGGTAAATGGAAGAGAAAGAACAACGAGATTGTCGAGTTGCTCCCTAATGGCGAGCGAAGAGTGAGGTTTATTCCAACACCCGCTGAGGAAACCCCAGAAATGGTTGAGGTTCTCTGCCGAAACTACAGGGAAGTCTGTGAGGTAGAACGCATACCAATTCTTCTGGTCATCGCAACCTATATCCTGGATCTACTTTGCATTCACCCGTTCCGGGATGGCAATGGGCGTGTTTCCAGGTTGATGACAACACTCATGCTGTTGGAGAATGGTTTTGAAGTGGGGCGTTTCGTAAGTCTTGAGCGCATTGTCGAGGAAAACAAGGAAGATTATTACCGCGTTCTGGAGAAGTGCTCAAGGGGATGGCATGATGGAACAAATGAGATCATACCATGGTGGAATTTTTTTCTGGGCATGCTGCAAAGAGCATATGCTGAATTTGAACTTCTTGTGGAATCCACTGCGTCACGCCCTGTAAAGAGCGATATCGTCAGGCAGACTATTCTGAAACAGCTTGAACGGTTTACACTGGCAGACCTCGCTGTACAGCTTCCCTCGGTAAGCCCGCAGCTTATCAAGAGAATCCTTTCTGAACTGAAGAACCAGGGTAAGATTAGCCTTGAAGGACGAGGACGGGGGGCTCGCTGGGAAGTAATTCCGTAAAGCAGGGTTTGGCGCCTCGGTAGTGTCTTCCAGTGAACCATATTATGGTTTGATACAATGCTAATCAATAAGATAAAACACTAACCGAAGAAGACTTTCAGAAATCCAATCATCCTGGCTCGTGAGATGTCTCTGAAGATGGAGATGGAAGAATTGAATCGAGCTGATCCTTCAAGAAAGCTTGGTTTGTCCCGGACAAGAGTAACACAGATGCTCAATCTGCTAGAACTACCGGAAATGTTGATCTCAGAGATAGAAGAGACGGGCGATTAATGGAGCAGGCAACTGTTTACTGAAAGGCAGTTGCGAAAGATAGATATTCGATAAATATGCATGAATATGTTAATGATGAATACACAAGGAGTTGAATCAATATATTCAGTCTGCATATGGCTATTAGGAACAGAGTGGATCAGATAATGAGACAAATGTGAATTCGGGAATTGCCTGGGATTGACAAAATATAGCTCAGAAGCTATATATCTTTAAGGTGATAATATGTCATTCGGAGTTGAATACACTTCTGAATTTGAGTGTTGGTGGAATAACCTTGATTGCGATGAGCAGGATTCTGTCGCAGTTATTGTGGGTTTGCTGGAAGAAAGAGGTACTGGACTTGGATTTCCTTACAGCTCAGGGATAAAGAATTCCAAGTTTAACCATATGAGAGAGTTGAGAATTCAACATGCTGGTGATCCCTATCGGATACTATATGCATTTGATCCGAGAAGGAATGCAGTTCTTTTAATAGGAGGTAGTAAGACCGGTACTGATAGATGGTATGAAGAGTTCGTTCCAAAGGCAGATAGGATCTATTCCGATCATTTGCGTGCACTAGATAAGGAGAAAAAATAATGTCAAAACCTTTCAAGAACCTTGTAGACAAGATGTCTCCTGAAAGACAGGCAAGGGTTAAGGAAAGAACCCTTGAGCTTTTATATGAAATGGAGTTGAGCGAGCTCAGGAAAGCTTTAGCACTGACCCAAACGCAGCTTGCTGAAACTCTGAAAAAGAAACAGGCTTCTATTTCAAAAATGGAACATCAGTCAGATATGTTCATAAGTACTCTACGCGAAATTCTGAATGCAATGGGAGCAAATCTTAAAATCATCGCAAGTTTTCCTGAAGGTGATATCCTGATTAATCAGTTTGAGGAAATAAGAACTGGTGAACTCGAAAAGATTGAACCAGCAAAGGCATAGAACTATTGATCAATAATACAAATGCAGGAATTGGCACGTGATTCCCAGGTTGATTTCCAGCAAGAGTATATTACAGATAGCCTCTGCAGTCATCACATCTATACTGCTTTCTCAAGTGAGTATTTCATGCAGCGGGGATGCTGATCAACCAGTAACCGGGGATACTCAATCGGTAGGTATTTGTACTCTGACTGTTGTTGATACAATTGGCCTTGCATTTGGAGATTCAAATTATGCGTTTGGGTCTGTTGATGATGTTTACATTGGTTCAGAAGGCAGGACCTTTGTACTGGATAAAATTCAATTGACTGTTTTTGTTTATGATGCCGCTGGTATTATCTTAAAAACAGAGTACTGGTTTATGCCGGATCTGAGTATCGGGCCTCTGGAAGAAAATATCAGGGAATGGATAGAAGCAATGGATGTTTATGTTAACGGTAATCTGGATATGATACCGCTTGGAGAATGATATCAGTCATGTTATTGGTAGGAATTATCCTTTCATTTTTCGGTGCCGGGCGGCTATTGCTGCTCATTTACAATTGGCGACAGGATTGCCATCTGTTCAGCGAAGGTTTCAGGACAAAAGCTCGCGTGATCAACAGGGTCACGTATCCAAACGAGGATGAGCTTCAGAGCTCCCAATACCGACTTATTGCCGATTTTAAAGATGGCGAAGGTTATACTCACCATGTCAAAAGCAGGAGACACATGTGTGGCTCCCGCTCCAGAGAGTTAATGGCAACCGAATTCGAGGTAGTATACTTAAAAGAGAACCCTGAAAGAGCCCGTTTCGCGCTGGATCAGGAGAAACACATCAGCTGGTTTGGAGTGATCATTTACTCCCTTACAGCTGCTGCCGGTATCCTGTTCATCCTAAGCTCCATATTCACCAGTTAGATTCAGTCGAGAACAGTTCAAGTGCGGCTTCCAATTCTTCTGGCCGAGGTTCCACCCGAGGCTATTGCGAAATGCGTGCCGAATCTGTCCCTTATTTTAAGAATCTTCCCTTGAAGTGCCTTCAGTGTTCAGAATGAAAGCTTCAGTGGTATCGGGTTGTCTGTTAAACGCTTTTCGAACAGTAATCCATTTACCTGAAACACAACTATTGTAAGCAGTCCTGCTACTAGTGAGATCGGAAGCCCCACACCTGCTGCAAGCATAATAAGGAATACGATCAGCGCCGGAGCGATGGAAAACAGCATAAGCCCAGTATGGAACAGCAGCCCAGCCTTTCTAATCTCTTCCAAGCTTATCACCGGTTTTCATCTTTGTGCCCCGGAGGAATTCAGCTGTGCTCATGACGCTTTATACGGAGCTTGAACTGCTTGCGGAAACACTGAACAAGCTCTGAATCATCCGATGATTTCATCAGTTGGAGTTGACAGTTAAAACCGGATCTGGGTTCAGCGCGGATTCGAACAAGAAATTATTTTT contains:
- a CDS encoding Fic family protein, translated to MLSLEPEIIVGVTIPVSTVWLLGSCMEALGKQELWIRKKPEVLEFLRELSIIQSVESSNRIEGVTVKAERLRPVVLGKAKPLDRSEEELSGYRKALDWSFNRKNRIVVSPEVIKKLHYLAQGGVSGDAGKWKRKNNEIVELLPNGERRVRFIPTPAEETPEMVEVLCRNYREVCEVERIPILLVIATYILDLLCIHPFRDGNGRVSRLMTTLMLLENGFEVGRFVSLERIVEENKEDYYRVLEKCSRGWHDGTNEIIPWWNFFLGMLQRAYAEFELLVESTASRPVKSDIVRQTILKQLERFTLADLAVQLPSVSPQLIKRILSELKNQGKISLEGRGRGARWEVIP
- a CDS encoding type II toxin-antitoxin system RelE/ParE family toxin — its product is MSFGVEYTSEFECWWNNLDCDEQDSVAVIVGLLEERGTGLGFPYSSGIKNSKFNHMRELRIQHAGDPYRILYAFDPRRNAVLLIGGSKTGTDRWYEEFVPKADRIYSDHLRALDKEKK
- a CDS encoding helix-turn-helix domain-containing protein, producing MSKPFKNLVDKMSPERQARVKERTLELLYEMELSELRKALALTQTQLAETLKKKQASISKMEHQSDMFISTLREILNAMGANLKIIASFPEGDILINQFEEIRTGELEKIEPAKA